GGGTTTGGAGCCGTCGCTCTCTCACATCCCTCGGGTTTGGAGCCGTCGCTCTCTCACATCCCTCGGGTTTGGAGCCGTCGCTCTCTCACATCCCTCGGGTTGGTGGGGTGTTCGACGGCGGTGGTTGGGTTTGGGGTTTTGGTGGTCTTGGTGTGGGGGTTGGGTGGTGTGATGGGCTTCACGGGGTGGTGTTTTGGTGGTTTGGTGGGTGTTTTGGGGTTGGGTGGGGTTGTTTTCCTTGTGTTAGCGGTGTTTTTGGGTGGTGTTGGGGTGGATTTGGTGTGGGGGTTGGGCGCGTGTAAAGTTATTCGAGTCGCCGCCGCTGATGCGGAAAGTTAGCGACAATCTCCCTTCAAATCACCGGTTCCGGTTGTGCTTTTGTGTGCTTCTGGTTGGTGGGGGAGGCCTGTGGCTGGTTTGCTTTGTGCGGCTGGTTCGGGTAAGTTTGAAAAGTTGCTCCGGAGCGATCCAGCTGAGGCTGGTGGTACTGCTTTGGATTAGCGACCTGTTGTTTGAGAACTCAATAGTGTGCCAAGTTTGTTGATACCGATTGTTTTATCAATTGGTTGAATTTATGCTGGATTGTCATGCACCCCCGTGTGTGGTGGTCTGGTTTTCAGCTGGTTTCGAATTTTGTGCAGCCGTGTTCGCCGTTATTTCCGGTGGGTGTGGTTGTGTCTGTTTGATTTGTTTTTCTTCAACGGAGAGTTTGATCCTGGCTCAGGATGAACGCTGGCGGCGTGCTTAACACATG
This genomic interval from Paenarthrobacter aurescens TC1 contains the following:
- a CDS encoding hypothetical protein (identified by Glimmer2; putative) is translated as MKPITPPNPHTKTTKTPNPTTAVEHPTNPRDVRERRLQTRGM